In the genome of Erinaceus europaeus chromosome 8, mEriEur2.1, whole genome shotgun sequence, one region contains:
- the LOC107522468 gene encoding olfactory receptor 2A12-like, producing METNQTSWITEVTLLGFQVNPALEIFLFGLFSVFFSLTLLGNGVILGLICLDSRLHTPMYFFLSHLAIIDMSYASNNVPKMLSNLVSQKKTISFVPCLMQTFLYVAFAATECLILVVMSYDRYVAICHPLHYTVIMNWRVCTILAATSWVFSFLLDLVHLFLILRLPFCGPHEINHFFCEILSVLKLACADTTLNQLVLFAACVFILGGPLCLVLSSYARILVAILRIQSGEGRKKAFSTCSSHLCVVGLYFGNGVVMYMTPKSHHPEEQQKVLSLFYSLFNPMLNPLIYSLRNAEVKGALRRFLAKKRLV from the coding sequence ATGGAGACCAACCAGACCTCCTGGATCACAGAAGTCACCCTGCTGGGATTCCAGGTCAACCCAGCACTGGAGATTTTCCTCTTTGGactgttttctgtctttttcagcCTCACTCTTCTGGGAAATGGGGTCATCCTGGGGCTCATCTGCTTGGATTCTAGACTacacacccccatgtacttcttcctctccCACCTGGCTATCATTGACATGTCCTATGCTTCCAACAACGTCCCCAAGATGTTGTCCAATCTTGTGAGTCAGAAGAAAACCATCTCCTTTGTTCCCTGCCTCATGCAAACATTTCTGTATGTGGCCTTTGCTGCCACAGAGTGCCTGATACTAGTGGTGATGTCCTATGATCGGTACGTGGCCATCTGCCACCCTCTGCATTACACCGTCATCATGAACTGGAGAGTGTGCACAATCCTAGCTGCCACTTCCTGGGTGTTCAGCTTCCTCTTGGATCTGGTCCATTTATTCCTCATCCTGAGACTACCCTTCTGTGGCCCTCATGAAATCAACCACTTCTTCTGTGAAATCCTCTCTGTCCTTAAGCTGGCCTGTGCTGACACAACACTCAACCAGCTCGTCCTTTTTGCGGCATGTGTCTTTATACTAGGAGGGCCCCTGTGCTTGGTATTGTCCTCCTATGCTCGCATCCTGGTGGCCATCCTCAGGATCCAGTCAGGGGAGGGACGCAAGAAGGCCTTCTCCACCTGCTCCTCCCACCTCTGCGTGGTGGGGCTCTATTTTGGCAATGGTGTTGTCATGTATATGACCCCCAAATCTCACCAtcctgaagaacaacagaaagtCCTATCCCTATTTTACAGCCTCTTCAACCCTATGCTGAACCCTCTTATCTATAGCctgaggaatgcagaggtcaagGGAGCCCTGAGGAGATTCTTGGCAAAGAAGAGATTAGTATGA
- the LOC103112841 gene encoding olfactory receptor 2A7 — translation MEANQTVVTEFILLGFPVDSKIQLLLFGFFFLLYVFTLLGNGVILGLIFLDSRLHTPMYFFLSHLALVDIAYACNTVPQMLVNLLDPAETISFAGCLTQTFLFLTFAHTECLLLVVMSYDRYVAICHPLQYPVIMSWRVCITLTVTSWIIGILLALVHLVLLLPLPFCGAQKVNHFFCEIIAVLKLACADTHINELMVLAGAVSVLVGPFSLIVLSYIHILCAILKIQSGEGRKKAFSTCSSHLCVVGLFYGTAIIMYIGPRHGNPKDQKKYLLLFHSLFNPMLNPLIYSLRNKDVKAALKRILEKERTA, via the coding sequence ATGGAGGCAAATCAGACAGTGGTTACAGAGTTCATCCTACTGGGATTTCCAGTTGATTCAAAGATTCAGCTTCTTCTCTTTGGATTCTTCTTCCTGCTCTATGTTTTCACCCTGCTGGGGAACGGAGTCATCCTGGGGCTCATCTTCCTGGACTCCAGACttcacacccccatgtacttcttcctctcaCACCTGGCTTTGGTTGACATAGCCTATGCCTGCAACACGGTGCCCCAGATGTTGGTGAACCTCCTAGACCCAGCTGAGACCATCTCCTTTGCTGGCTGCCTCACACAGACCTTTCTCTTTTTGACCTTTGCACACACTGAGTGCCTTCTCCTTGTGGTGATGTCCTAtgatcgctatgtggccatctgccacCCTCTCCAATATCCTGTCATCATGAGCTGGAGAGTCTGCATCACCTTGACCGTGACCTCCTGGATCATTGGAATCCTTCTGGCTTTAGTACATCTGGTGTTACTCCTACCCTTGCCCTTCTGTGGTGCCCAGAAAGTTAACCACTTCTTCTGTGAAATTATCGCTGTTCTCAAGCTTGCCTGTGCTGATACTCACATTAATGAGCTCATGGTTTTGGCTGGAGCTGTGTCTGTACTGGTTGGACCATTCTCCTTAATTGTGCTATCATACATTCATAttctgtgtgcgattctaaagaTCCAGTCTGGGGAGGGACGAAAGAAAGCCTTTTCCACTTGCTCTTCCCACCTCTGTGTGGTTGGACTCTTTTATGGCACAGCCATTATCATGTATATTGGGCCCCGACATGGAAATCCCAAGGATCAGAAGAAATATCTCTTACTGTTTCATAGTCTTTTTAATCCCATGCTCAACCCACTCATCTATAGTCTCAGGAACAAAGACGTCAAAGCTGCTCTGAAGAGGATACTTGAAAAAGAGAGAACTGCATGA